The following coding sequences lie in one Megalodesulfovibrio gigas DSM 1382 = ATCC 19364 genomic window:
- a CDS encoding diguanylate cyclase produces MHRILIVDDSPVAALQLEHCLAKSGHDQLDVVDDARKAMQLLAETCTPAADGSPACRPFDLVLMDINLPGLDGITATRMMKADPHLQDIPVILISASDEKDVLEDGFNAGAIDFLTKPINLMELRARVKAALRLKEETDRRKAREQELQALKDKFELLSNLDGLTGIANRRRFDKAYAAEWLRARRDHRPLSILMIDIDHFKKYNDTYGHLQGDSCLRAVARAVAGSMHRPADLAARFGGEEFVAMLPNTDSDGALAIAQQVQQLVEELEMEHTSSEVSPLVTVSVGGACALPGQGMDPDALIHAADTALYAAKSAGRNRIVMHASESEDGCLHPRD; encoded by the coding sequence ATGCACCGAATTCTTATTGTCGATGACTCCCCCGTGGCTGCCCTGCAGTTGGAACACTGCCTTGCCAAAAGTGGACACGACCAGCTGGATGTGGTGGATGATGCCCGCAAGGCCATGCAGTTGCTGGCCGAAACCTGCACTCCTGCGGCAGACGGCTCTCCCGCCTGCCGGCCCTTTGATCTGGTGCTCATGGACATCAACCTGCCCGGGCTGGACGGCATTACCGCCACCCGCATGATGAAGGCAGACCCGCACCTGCAGGATATCCCGGTCATCCTCATCTCCGCCAGCGACGAAAAAGACGTGCTGGAAGACGGCTTCAATGCCGGCGCCATCGACTTCCTCACCAAACCCATCAACCTGATGGAGCTGCGCGCCCGCGTGAAGGCCGCCTTGCGTCTGAAGGAAGAAACCGACCGGCGCAAGGCCAGGGAGCAGGAACTGCAAGCCCTGAAGGACAAGTTCGAGCTGCTCTCCAACCTGGACGGCCTCACCGGCATTGCCAACCGCCGCCGCTTCGACAAGGCCTATGCCGCCGAATGGCTGCGCGCCCGGCGCGACCACCGCCCCCTCTCCATCCTGATGATCGACATCGACCACTTCAAAAAATACAACGACACCTACGGCCACCTGCAGGGAGACAGCTGCCTGCGCGCCGTGGCCCGGGCCGTGGCCGGCTCCATGCATCGCCCGGCAGATCTGGCCGCCCGGTTTGGCGGCGAAGAATTCGTGGCCATGCTCCCCAACACCGACTCTGACGGCGCCCTGGCCATCGCCCAGCAGGTGCAGCAGCTGGTGGAAGAGTTGGAAATGGAACACACCTCCAGCGAAGTCAGCCCCCTGGTGACGGTGAGCGTGGGCGGCGCCTGCGCCCTCCCCGGCCAGGGCATGGACCCGGACGCCTTGATTCACGCCGCAGACACAGCCCTCTACGCCGCCAAAAGCGCCGGCCGCAACCGCATTGTCATGCACGCCAGCGAATCCGAAGACGGCTGCCTGCATCCCCGCGACTAG
- a CDS encoding ATP-binding protein — translation MSLLSHEFFNLHQEDEFQNIEGSDEDKTMTDKFNGRLETPLSNVKVEHNPFRDQSLQYKPMPQAPVYSMQPPVVSTDTKNTLTTTTESNNPFENYNSKTTNSTAKPETTSPSTTNPFPFYSQTPAHGKASTKDVSDHELLIPLVTDIEFFADDLGDVYSKVNDVPHVIESSSSLLRQILEGRFLDIHNRLPRRSDVNNVIECLVFEAKRSGRTRKVFNRFAVLDNDNAKIIAIDLANSNGEAIIIDRNDWTVTSDHKIDFVRHPHMRELEHPDPSGSLLELSELLGVSDAESSLLFAWLACAMRTDMARPILMLHGSPGSGKSTRAKMLRDLLDPSVVFDMFPKKADELPLLMHSKAIPLFDNVGNHLSDDQSNTLCMACTGGSLSKRKLYSNRDMITLPFQRAVIMTAVNNPITASDLIDRSLIIRFERIKIRATDESLTARYLSRKSHILGGLLNIIPKALEIEKTLKINNLPRLAHFAKFGYAVSEALANGFTGDRFLAELRLSQQGSLLESVADDPLPGLIYDYVSQVQVDHVPMKVFFEDLMAYAKVCSIDPKKLPAAPNSMSRKINSMTHIFEEFGWLVSIDRGLGNVSVVTFNKA, via the coding sequence ATGAGCTTATTATCCCATGAGTTTTTCAATTTACACCAGGAAGATGAATTTCAAAACATTGAGGGCAGTGACGAAGACAAAACGATGACTGATAAATTCAATGGAAGGTTGGAGACACCGTTAAGCAATGTGAAAGTTGAACACAATCCCTTCCGCGATCAATCTCTGCAATATAAACCCATGCCGCAGGCCCCGGTCTACTCAATGCAGCCTCCTGTTGTTTCCACTGATACAAAAAATACATTAACCACAACAACCGAATCCAACAATCCATTCGAAAATTACAATTCAAAGACAACTAATTCCACCGCAAAACCTGAAACGACGAGTCCTTCAACAACGAATCCGTTTCCCTTCTATAGTCAAACTCCCGCCCACGGAAAAGCTTCCACCAAAGATGTTTCGGATCACGAATTATTGATCCCTTTGGTGACGGATATTGAATTCTTTGCTGATGATTTGGGGGACGTTTATTCAAAAGTAAATGATGTTCCACACGTCATCGAATCATCGTCCAGCTTGCTTCGACAGATTTTGGAAGGCCGCTTTCTCGACATCCATAACCGGCTTCCAAGGCGTAGTGATGTAAATAATGTGATTGAGTGTCTTGTATTTGAAGCAAAAAGAAGTGGACGTACACGTAAAGTCTTCAATCGGTTTGCAGTACTTGACAATGACAATGCTAAAATTATTGCGATTGATCTTGCAAATTCAAACGGCGAAGCCATTATCATCGACAGAAATGATTGGACGGTAACGTCCGACCATAAAATCGATTTTGTTCGCCATCCCCACATGCGCGAGTTGGAACACCCTGACCCCAGCGGGTCATTGTTGGAACTTTCGGAACTTCTCGGCGTTTCCGACGCAGAATCATCGTTATTGTTCGCATGGCTTGCCTGTGCCATGAGAACCGACATGGCGCGGCCGATCCTTATGTTACACGGCTCACCGGGGAGTGGAAAATCGACTCGCGCCAAAATGTTGCGGGATTTGCTTGATCCATCAGTTGTCTTCGATATGTTTCCTAAAAAGGCTGATGAATTACCGTTACTGATGCATTCGAAAGCAATTCCACTCTTTGACAATGTCGGAAACCATCTGTCAGACGATCAATCTAACACATTATGCATGGCTTGCACTGGCGGTTCTCTTAGTAAGCGCAAGTTGTACTCGAATCGTGATATGATAACGCTCCCTTTTCAACGCGCTGTCATCATGACTGCTGTAAACAATCCGATTACTGCTTCTGATCTGATCGATAGATCACTCATCATCCGTTTCGAAAGAATAAAAATACGTGCAACAGACGAGTCTTTGACGGCAAGGTATCTTTCACGGAAATCTCACATCTTAGGCGGCTTGCTCAATATAATACCAAAGGCGCTCGAAATTGAAAAGACTTTGAAGATTAACAATCTGCCTCGCTTGGCTCACTTTGCAAAATTCGGATATGCTGTCAGCGAAGCACTTGCAAATGGTTTCACTGGTGATCGGTTCTTGGCAGAACTTCGCTTGAGTCAACAGGGTTCGTTATTGGAAAGCGTTGCCGATGATCCTTTGCCTGGATTGATTTATGATTATGTCTCTCAGGTTCAAGTCGACCATGTTCCAATGAAAGTTTTTTTTGAAGACTTAATGGCGTACGCGAAGGTTTGCTCAATTGATCCGAAAAAGCTCCCCGCCGCTCCAAATTCCATGAGTAGGAAGATCAATTCAATGACACACATCTTCGAAGAATTTGGATGGCTCGTTTCTATCGATAGAGGACTTGGAAACGTCTCGGTGGTAACATTTAACAAAGCTTAA
- a CDS encoding tyrosine-type recombinase/integrase encodes MSVHERPNGTVFVRYRENGKQQNRSFGRGPEALAEAKAFDLALKTKKEAINQEATSSTPFLPGQPVYADQIAVAWYQDKKAAGRALWVDDFAHMLNKEILPEIALMPVDQLTQQYLVNFIHRIRKGRSPITIDRYISYLKCMFQWAVKHRLITRNPLELWSKRKEAPKDFKLTHEDVKKIIEVAPPHLAWAVEVAYNLGVRTGQSELLSLEWRHVDWENGYVRIYGRKTKTWRRVKVSPKFLEKLERKKAEAQTPFLVEYQGRPVKRISKAFRTAYKNAGISDDIISYDIRHLFCSTLLSKGASVRTVSSMMGHSNPSMTLGRYGHIMPGDEERAAALLPELD; translated from the coding sequence ATGAGCGTACATGAACGCCCCAATGGGACCGTGTTCGTCCGCTACCGTGAGAACGGCAAGCAGCAGAACCGGTCTTTCGGTAGAGGACCAGAAGCCCTTGCAGAAGCGAAGGCCTTCGACCTGGCCTTGAAGACAAAAAAAGAAGCCATCAACCAGGAGGCGACTTCCTCGACTCCGTTCCTGCCAGGGCAGCCCGTCTATGCGGATCAAATCGCTGTAGCATGGTATCAGGACAAAAAGGCCGCTGGCCGTGCCCTTTGGGTAGACGACTTCGCCCACATGCTCAACAAGGAAATCTTACCCGAGATTGCCTTGATGCCGGTGGACCAGTTGACCCAGCAGTACTTGGTCAATTTCATACACCGCATCCGCAAGGGACGTTCACCGATCACTATCGACAGGTATATCAGCTATCTCAAGTGCATGTTCCAGTGGGCGGTCAAGCATCGGCTGATTACTCGAAATCCGTTGGAGCTTTGGTCCAAGAGAAAAGAGGCCCCCAAGGACTTCAAACTTACCCATGAGGACGTAAAAAAGATCATCGAAGTTGCCCCTCCACATCTGGCATGGGCGGTAGAGGTAGCCTACAACCTTGGTGTCCGTACGGGACAGTCCGAGTTGCTGTCCCTTGAGTGGCGTCATGTGGACTGGGAAAACGGCTACGTGCGTATCTACGGCAGGAAAACCAAGACCTGGAGACGTGTGAAGGTGTCTCCGAAGTTTTTGGAGAAACTTGAACGCAAGAAGGCCGAGGCACAGACACCCTTTCTGGTTGAATACCAGGGACGTCCGGTAAAACGCATCAGCAAGGCGTTTAGAACCGCATACAAGAACGCCGGTATCTCCGATGACATCATTTCGTATGACATCAGGCATTTGTTCTGTTCCACCCTGCTGTCAAAAGGCGCATCGGTGAGGACGGTCAGTTCCATGATGGGGCATTCGAACCCGTCCATGACCCTCGGCAGGTATGGCCACATCATGCCCGGTGATGAGGAACGGGCTGCGGCACTATTGCCTGAACTGGATTAG
- a CDS encoding nitrite/sulfite reductase domain-containing protein — protein MTAVPGAIQQRDKTTWAMKPRAPMGIVTPDELRRIADAAAAHDVHALKITSGQRLILLGIPEDRLASLQEALGPMGQLCRNYVQACPGTDHCSHAVQDSLAMGRQLEALVFGREFPAKVKLGVSACPFCCAESQVRDIGLVGRRKGWHVYVGGNSGTKPRVADLLATDLSDADALDLVRRFLDHYAATCVGKVRVARFVQQQGLEAIRTALGLPAPA, from the coding sequence ATGACCGCCGTCCCCGGAGCCATCCAGCAGCGCGACAAGACCACCTGGGCCATGAAGCCCCGCGCCCCCATGGGCATCGTCACCCCGGACGAACTCCGCCGCATTGCCGATGCCGCCGCCGCCCACGATGTGCATGCCCTGAAAATCACCTCCGGCCAGCGGCTCATCCTGCTGGGCATCCCTGAGGATCGCCTTGCCTCCCTGCAGGAAGCCCTGGGGCCCATGGGCCAGCTCTGCCGCAATTACGTGCAGGCCTGCCCCGGCACGGACCACTGCAGCCACGCCGTGCAGGACTCCCTGGCCATGGGCAGACAACTCGAAGCGCTGGTGTTCGGCCGGGAGTTTCCGGCCAAGGTCAAGCTGGGCGTCTCCGCGTGCCCGTTCTGCTGCGCGGAAAGCCAGGTGCGGGATATCGGCCTGGTGGGCCGGCGCAAGGGCTGGCACGTGTATGTGGGCGGCAACAGCGGCACCAAGCCCCGCGTGGCCGATCTGCTGGCCACGGACCTGAGCGATGCCGACGCTCTGGACCTCGTCCGCCGCTTCCTGGATCACTACGCCGCCACCTGCGTGGGCAAGGTGCGCGTGGCCCGGTTTGTTCAACAGCAGGGCCTGGAAGCCATCCGCACCGCCCTGGGACTGCCTGCCCCGGCCTGA
- a CDS encoding DsrE family protein, with amino-acid sequence MQILLILSSNDPEIKWNALRFGNFLLNEGEEVCIFLNGPAVSLYDGDSGQFPIAEQAKLFALSEGVLAAUGKCMGIHGVDAIEHAALSTMKFLYAQMQQADKIISY; translated from the coding sequence ATGCAAATACTGTTGATTCTCTCCAGCAACGATCCGGAAATCAAATGGAACGCCCTGCGCTTCGGCAATTTTCTGCTCAACGAAGGCGAGGAGGTCTGCATTTTCCTCAACGGCCCGGCCGTGTCCTTGTATGATGGCGACAGCGGCCAGTTCCCCATCGCCGAGCAGGCCAAGCTCTTTGCCCTGAGCGAAGGCGTGCTGGCCGCCTGAGGCAAGTGCATGGGCATCCACGGTGTGGATGCAATCGAACACGCAGCCCTCTCCACCATGAAGTTCCTGTACGCCCAGATGCAGCAGGCGGACAAGATTATCTCGTACTGA
- a CDS encoding DUF6573 family protein, with product MSNDESWNVIYTYTRAQAIADGVLVDVTTQARQSGFKVPVAVTERLFHQYIIPPPGLEGEGQSIEGRLHDLFFQSIMTAQKARGKDRVAFEVLFLMRPGEHETVHCILHIGPGDAGEPVVTIMLPGDE from the coding sequence ATGTCGAACGATGAATCCTGGAACGTGATCTACACCTACACCCGTGCCCAGGCAATCGCAGATGGAGTTCTGGTCGATGTCACAACGCAGGCCAGGCAGTCCGGTTTTAAGGTGCCCGTGGCCGTGACTGAACGGCTGTTCCACCAGTACATCATCCCGCCTCCTGGGCTCGAAGGAGAGGGCCAGAGCATCGAAGGCAGACTCCACGATCTTTTTTTCCAAAGCATCATGACCGCCCAAAAGGCTCGTGGCAAGGACCGGGTGGCGTTCGAGGTGCTGTTCTTGATGCGTCCCGGAGAGCATGAGACCGTGCACTGCATCCTTCACATAGGACCCGGAGATGCAGGCGAACCCGTAGTGACAATCATGCTGCCAGGGGATGAATGA
- a CDS encoding amino acid ABC transporter ATP-binding protein: MAMIEIKALNKWYGEFHVLKDVSETVEQGEVLVICGPSGSGKSTLIRCVNRLEEYQKGTILIEGKDIHDPDVDVNELRTHIGIVFQQFNLYPHLSVLKNISLAPIKVKKTPRAEAEEVALALLERVGIHDQAHKYPAELSGGQQQRVAIARALAMKPKIMLFDEPTSALDPEMINEVLNVMKDLARDGMTMLCVTHEMGFAREVADRVIFMDGGLIIEEGAPQAFFSNPKHERTQAFLREIL, translated from the coding sequence ATGGCCATGATTGAAATCAAAGCCCTCAATAAATGGTACGGCGAGTTCCATGTGCTCAAAGACGTTTCCGAGACGGTGGAGCAGGGCGAGGTGCTGGTCATATGCGGCCCCTCCGGCTCGGGCAAGAGCACGCTCATTCGTTGCGTGAACCGGCTGGAAGAGTATCAAAAAGGCACGATCCTCATCGAAGGCAAGGACATTCACGACCCTGACGTGGATGTGAACGAGCTGCGCACGCACATCGGCATCGTGTTCCAGCAGTTCAACCTGTACCCGCATTTGTCCGTGCTCAAGAACATTTCCCTGGCGCCCATCAAGGTCAAAAAGACGCCCCGGGCCGAGGCCGAAGAAGTAGCCCTGGCCCTGCTGGAGCGGGTGGGCATCCACGATCAGGCCCACAAATATCCGGCCGAACTCTCCGGCGGGCAGCAGCAGCGGGTGGCCATCGCCCGCGCCCTGGCCATGAAGCCCAAGATTATGCTCTTCGACGAGCCCACGTCTGCGCTTGATCCGGAAATGATCAACGAAGTGCTCAACGTCATGAAGGACCTGGCCCGCGATGGCATGACCATGCTCTGCGTGACCCACGAAATGGGCTTTGCCCGCGAAGTGGCGGATCGGGTGATCTTCATGGATGGCGGCCTGATTATTGAAGAAGGCGCGCCGCAAGCGTTCTTCTCCAATCCCAAGCATGAACGGACGCAGGCGTTTCTGCGCGAAATTTTATAA
- a CDS encoding tyrosine-type recombinase/integrase, translated as MKVQPITELRHIRSIKRLLADNPRDKLLFVMGINSGLRVQDLLALKVSDVRNLAVGARVSIKEKKTGKSNVLLINKEISSALQEYFASTSLEDWHYLFKSRKGHNYPLTTFAVTKYVKKWCEAINLKGNFGAHTLRKTWTYMQRTVHGTSWEVLAKRLNHSTPAVTMRYMGIQAEEVEAVLLKDI; from the coding sequence ATGAAAGTCCAACCGATCACCGAATTGCGCCACATCCGCAGCATCAAACGACTGTTGGCGGACAACCCACGAGACAAACTGCTGTTTGTGATGGGCATCAACTCTGGCCTTAGGGTACAAGACTTGTTGGCCCTCAAGGTATCGGATGTACGAAACCTGGCCGTTGGTGCACGAGTTAGCATCAAGGAAAAGAAAACTGGAAAATCGAATGTACTGTTGATTAACAAAGAAATCTCCAGTGCATTGCAAGAGTACTTTGCATCGACTTCACTGGAAGATTGGCATTACTTATTCAAAAGCCGGAAAGGTCACAATTATCCTTTGACGACATTTGCAGTGACAAAATACGTCAAGAAATGGTGCGAGGCAATCAATCTAAAAGGCAACTTCGGTGCGCATACTTTGCGCAAAACATGGACCTACATGCAACGAACCGTTCACGGCACCAGTTGGGAAGTTCTGGCCAAACGGCTGAATCACAGCACTCCGGCCGTCACCATGCGCTACATGGGCATCCAGGCCGAGGAGGTGGAGGCGGTGTTGCTCAAGGACATCTGA
- the typA gene encoding translational GTPase TypA yields MQASRRNAAIRNVAIIAHVDHGKTTLVDALFKQSGLFREGQAVDDRLMDRLELERERGITIAAKNCAVTWNDIKINIIDTPGHADFGGEVERALSMADGAILLVDAAEGPLPQTRFVLRKALSAHLPVIAIINKIDRKDARADEVLNEIYDLFIDLDAEEDQLEFPVLYAIGRDGLAKRSLDGEETDLSVLFQTILDHIPPPICEPEKPFQMLVSDLGYSDYLGRLAIGKVFSGQAKAGAELACIPESGQPKSLRVTKLQQCHGLGFIDAVEVQAGDIAVLAGIEDVMIGDTICAKDTPVALPRIRVDEPTVAMQFMPNNSPYAGREGQHVQSAKIRERLQRETLRNVAIRLEEGEGKDSMLVKGRGEFQMAILIETMRREGFELTVGRPQVILKNINGQLHEPIEKLYVDCDEAFLGVVTEKLSQRKGRMTNLVNKGTGRVRIEFSIPSRGLIGYRDEFLTDTKGTGLMNSILDGYEPYRGEFPTRFTGSLVCDRMGAAVAYALFNLEPRGEMFVEPGDLVYEGMVVGEHNRENDININPTKEKKLTNMRASGKDEHVILTPVRPMTLERALHFIKEDELVEVTPLSIRLRKMELTAAKRHTMDGAKKKADK; encoded by the coding sequence ATGCAGGCTTCGCGCCGCAATGCCGCCATTCGCAATGTCGCCATTATCGCCCACGTTGACCATGGAAAAACCACCCTCGTGGACGCGCTGTTCAAGCAATCCGGCCTGTTCCGAGAAGGCCAGGCCGTGGACGACCGGCTCATGGACCGTCTGGAACTGGAACGCGAACGCGGCATCACCATCGCGGCCAAAAACTGCGCCGTAACGTGGAACGACATCAAGATCAACATCATTGACACCCCCGGCCACGCCGACTTCGGCGGCGAGGTGGAACGCGCCCTCTCCATGGCCGATGGAGCCATTCTGCTGGTGGATGCCGCCGAAGGTCCTCTGCCGCAAACACGCTTTGTGTTGCGCAAGGCCCTTTCCGCACATTTGCCGGTCATTGCCATCATCAATAAAATTGACCGCAAGGACGCCCGCGCCGACGAGGTGCTCAACGAAATCTACGACCTGTTCATCGACCTGGACGCCGAGGAAGATCAGCTCGAATTCCCGGTGCTGTACGCCATTGGTCGCGATGGGTTGGCCAAGCGCAGCCTGGACGGCGAGGAGACCGATCTTTCCGTCCTGTTCCAGACCATTCTGGACCATATCCCCCCGCCAATCTGCGAGCCGGAAAAGCCGTTCCAGATGCTCGTTTCGGACCTGGGCTATTCGGACTATCTGGGCCGTCTGGCCATCGGCAAGGTCTTTTCCGGTCAGGCCAAGGCCGGGGCGGAGCTGGCCTGCATTCCGGAATCCGGCCAGCCCAAGAGCCTGCGCGTGACCAAACTGCAGCAGTGCCACGGCCTCGGCTTCATTGATGCCGTGGAAGTGCAGGCCGGGGATATCGCCGTGTTGGCCGGCATTGAAGATGTGATGATCGGCGACACCATCTGCGCCAAGGATACCCCCGTGGCCCTGCCGCGCATTCGCGTGGACGAGCCCACCGTGGCCATGCAGTTCATGCCCAACAACTCGCCCTATGCCGGCCGCGAAGGCCAGCATGTGCAAAGCGCCAAGATCCGCGAGCGCCTGCAGCGCGAAACCCTGCGCAACGTGGCCATTCGCCTGGAGGAAGGCGAAGGCAAGGACTCCATGCTGGTCAAGGGCCGCGGCGAGTTCCAGATGGCCATCCTCATTGAAACCATGCGCCGCGAAGGCTTTGAACTCACCGTGGGCCGGCCGCAGGTCATTCTCAAGAACATCAATGGCCAGCTCCATGAGCCCATCGAAAAGCTGTACGTGGACTGCGACGAAGCCTTCCTGGGCGTGGTGACGGAAAAACTCTCCCAGCGCAAGGGCCGCATGACCAATCTGGTGAACAAGGGCACGGGCCGGGTGCGCATTGAGTTCTCCATCCCCTCGCGCGGGCTCATCGGCTACCGCGACGAGTTCCTGACGGACACCAAGGGCACCGGCCTGATGAACTCCATCCTGGACGGCTATGAGCCGTACCGCGGCGAGTTCCCCACGCGCTTCACCGGCTCGCTGGTGTGCGATCGCATGGGCGCAGCCGTGGCCTACGCCTTGTTCAACCTGGAGCCGCGCGGCGAAATGTTTGTGGAGCCCGGCGATCTGGTGTACGAAGGCATGGTGGTGGGCGAGCACAACCGGGAAAACGACATCAACATCAACCCCACCAAAGAAAAGAAACTCACCAACATGCGGGCCTCCGGCAAGGATGAACACGTCATTCTTACGCCGGTGCGGCCCATGACCCTGGAGCGGGCCCTGCACTTCATCAAGGAAGATGAACTGGTGGAGGTGACGCCCCTCTCCATCCGCCTGCGCAAAATGGAACTGACGGCGGCCAAGCGGCACACGATGGACGGTGCCAAGAAAAAGGCCGATAAATAG
- a CDS encoding ABC transporter substrate-binding protein codes for MRKVVKLLALSLAMLVLAAPAFAGKLESIKAAGVLKAGVKDSQVPFGYVDEKTSKIVGFEIDLMQALADKLGVKLDVKPVTSATRIPMLTQGDIDIIAATMTHKKEREDQIDFSITYFQTGQKLLVKKDGGVKTVADLAGKKVGSAKGSTSEQNVKKAQPECTVVSFETYPEAFLALKQGKVQAVTTDESILLGLKNSDEKSGDYEIVGEYISPEPYGLGMVENDSDFRDFVNLTLMELWETGKFQTMYTKWFGKDTPNYIPLDWKLELWP; via the coding sequence ATGCGTAAGGTTGTGAAGCTGTTGGCTCTTTCCCTGGCCATGCTTGTTCTGGCCGCCCCGGCGTTTGCCGGCAAGCTGGAAAGCATCAAGGCAGCCGGCGTGCTCAAGGCCGGCGTGAAGGATTCCCAGGTCCCCTTTGGGTACGTGGATGAAAAAACCAGCAAGATCGTCGGCTTCGAAATCGATCTTATGCAGGCCCTGGCCGACAAGCTGGGCGTGAAGCTGGATGTGAAGCCCGTGACCTCCGCCACCCGCATCCCCATGCTCACCCAGGGCGACATCGACATCATCGCCGCCACCATGACCCACAAGAAGGAACGTGAGGATCAGATCGATTTCTCCATCACCTACTTCCAGACTGGTCAGAAGCTCCTGGTGAAGAAAGACGGCGGCGTGAAGACTGTGGCCGATCTGGCCGGCAAGAAGGTCGGCTCTGCCAAGGGCTCCACCTCCGAGCAGAACGTCAAGAAGGCCCAGCCCGAGTGCACCGTGGTGTCCTTCGAAACGTATCCCGAAGCCTTCCTGGCCCTCAAGCAGGGCAAGGTGCAGGCTGTGACCACCGACGAATCCATCCTCCTGGGCCTCAAGAACAGCGACGAAAAGTCTGGCGACTATGAAATCGTGGGTGAATACATCTCCCCTGAGCCGTACGGCCTGGGCATGGTGGAAAACGACTCCGACTTCCGCGACTTCGTCAACCTGACCCTCATGGAACTCTGGGAAACCGGCAAGTTCCAGACCATGTACACCAAGTGGTTCGGCAAGGACACCCCGAACTACATTCCCCTGGACTGGAAGCTGGAACTCTGGCCCTAG